ttatggATCACTTATTTAAAgttgtttcattatttattttaaatggctttatgttatttatttcattcttttgATCATTATTGTTGGTATCTAAATAATATGTGTTGTGTGATTTTTGCCATTGTGTATTATAATTCGTtaattcatattttcatattattgttATTCGCTTGTATAATATTGTATTCATGCGTTACTATTCCATGCTCTATattaccttttattttattttgtttaaatcATATCGCGTATTAAGCTCAAATGGATTTATCCAATAtagaccattttacttttatttcaaacaaaataaacgcaCATCGttaaaaaataaggcaatatttcacGTTCCGGGAATTAAAGAAattgtaccctaacttacggggtttcaattTTCTCGGTAAATTCTCGGTaaacctaaatagccaaatatccttttagatTTCAAAACACACGAAGCTTCGATAAAAATTAAAAGCAAACTTGGTCCCGAGGGTTCAAACGTcgcatcctaacttacgggacgtGGCATTTTGTTATCTCAGGACGAGTAGGCCTTTGATGCTCGTTTCAATTTAATTCAAGtctttttaaaataaacattgacaaaaaagggatcgtattttgaAATCTTTTCAACTcttgacattaagacattaattaatcagtcaggtaccaattttgggcgtgacgagggtgctaatccttcctcgcacgtaaccgactcccgaacccgttttctcaattctcttagaccaaaatcatttgttttaataaatcgaaatattttattaaaacgacCAAATTTCTAAGTGATCCGATCAtacctaaataaaaaggattggtggcgactcccattttcattttttaaaataagtcgattcccgtttccaaaaaaatggtttcgacaggtaTCTTTACTATCTTCACAAGTTGTTATGGACTGATGATAGGTACCTGTTATCGCTGACACTCCACCAACCACTACCAGTTTCTCTTGGAAAGTGAGTGACTCTTATTCGAAGTTTTAATCTGTTTTTGTTTTAAGAGTAtttgaaaataataaatgatttcacaaGTTGGTTTAGACCCGtgttgtcttaagttttatattttttttttttgttttggtttgtTTTCCATTGTTTAATAAGTCTTTACTTTTAGAAATTTTCGTTTGCTCTTGTAGCATGTTgtttagtcttgcttttgcaagtgATTTTAGGGATGGTTTTGTCGCCGTCCTCCCTAGTTTGGTGGATGCTCAGTTCTTTTGTTGATTTTGCTCGTCGCTTTAGACCATTCATGGCATATTTCTATATTGTATTAAGTGCTTGCAATCACACCAAATATGCCTTACTTAAGTTGTGACGAAGCCAATTATCAACGTGCCATAATGTTCATTTCATGATTAGGCTAAAGTTTTTGTTGTGTTGATGGAGCCTGTCCTTTACCGCCTACGACGGATGTTTGTTATTTCCCACCCCCTTAATTTGTATGATCCCATTCataaaatgaattaatgaatttccctttcaaaaataatttttttttgagtaATCCTGTATATATACATTTATTCTTCCaccattatatatatttttgtcttaaatgctaaaaattaagctaaaaattcttgtaaaatgattaaaataaataaaatccctAATTAAAACAACACCAAATTAAATCTTTTCAATTTTAAATTGCACCTAACTAAGCTCTTTAAAATATAGTTTTCATCAAAGCCTTAATAGGCGGTTAAGTGATGACATGGTAATTAATAAGACAGCTGACATGAAAATATGATGACACGGTagataacattaaaaaaaaattataatgttctatatattttgaaaattttaaattttttaaaattatataactttctttaaaaattctttaaaatgtaaaaaataaaaaaataaaaaagtttaaaGTTCTAAAAAAGTATATTGTTATATCCCTTCGCTAAGAGGACACATGTCAACCCAAGAGACATTGTTGACTATGCATTTATTTCCTAAACATGACCACTCAATCCATTTCAAATGGAACCTATCACCCATGTTTAAAGTAGAATGTTATCCTAATATGAACACACTTCCAAGATAATAATGAGTCTTTAGCTTGATTACCTCATACTGATAAAATCTCATAACATGTGCCTTTGATTAATCATTATGCATTTGACGAGATCAAACATTTATATAGCCAATATTATGCCAGGAGACCTTTTTTTTATAAATAGCTTGGAAAGCTATGAATAGGGGATTGACTTTTTAGCACTCTTAAGTCACTCTCAGCATTTATCCTCTCAGTCAGCCTGTCCTTTTGTCCTTCTTTTAGCTCTCAACATTTACAACTCGACTAGGGGGTCATTATTATATCCCTTCACCAAGAGGACACGTGTCAACCCAAGAGACATCGTTGACTATGCATCGACTTCCTCAGCATTACCACCCGTCCCACTTCAAATGGAACCTACCACCCGAGTTTAAAGGAGAATGCTATCCTAATTTGAACACACTTCCAAGACAATAATGACTTTTTCTATAAATATCCTGAAAAACTATGAATAGGGGATTGCCTTTTTAGCACCCTAAACTCACTCTTAATTGATATCCTTTTAGGTAGCCTGTCCTTTTGTCCTTATCTTGACTCTCGGTCTTTATAAGTGAACCGACCTCCGTAACGCCACCTTAATCTCCTCCTTGCCCCTACTTATCCTTCTCCATAGTTTTATCTTGTATcaacataaaatattttttaaaataatatgagAAACAATGAAAACTCAAGAAAAACtgtgaaaagttaaaaaaaaatcaaacaatacatttaataaaaaaataaatatattttgtaaCTTACATCTACCAAATCTCtttatactaaaaaaaaaaactacaacttttaatattgaatttaattaagattcaaaaataaaaaatgttttcAAATCATAAATATGGGGATCTCTTTGTGttgatttatttaatttggtGCTCAAACTAACATTATAACACACctcaaaatattttgaaaaagttTACCATCATTTATAGATGCACCAATCATTTACATAAACCATTACTTggactatttttaaaaaaataaattttaaaaaaataaattggttgattttaaaggtttcttttttttttacttttttattcatatcatttgaatttttatacatatatattttgtataattttgaagaatatttttaaactttttttcattttttaaaataattttagcattttaaagtttttaaagaaTTTTCCCACCTCAATTGTCACGTCATCATTTTGCACATTAGTTATCACGTCAACACTTAATGACTCCTCAAATGTTTTAATGGAAAGCCATATTTTAAGGACTTAACTAAATGCAATTCATCATTAGAAGAGTTCAATTGGATGTTGTTTTCAGTTAAGAACTTAattactttttaattattttacaataagttttttaacatttaagcttatactttttatttttatcatatttctaaatataaataagttaatatatttttaatatttacagattacataatataaaaataatataatataaattttaaaagtggTGGAATTAAGCTCTGATAAAATTGTGCTCAACATATATTCTAAACATTTTCCCCGAGAATAAACTTATCCCATTCATCAAGCAGGCCTTGGAATACCTTTTTAACATGTACACTAGTGAACAAAATTCAACTCTCTTCTCTTCTCCCATGTGTGTGTATATACTTCCATAAAAAAAATGTATGTATAGTAAGAATAATGGTGATCTTACTAATTAGTTGGGTATTCAATAATTCAACATCAAAGTCCATTTAAAAGCCTCCAAATACAGGTGGTAGgtaaataatagttttcagtaGACCAGAGATCgagattgaaaaagaaaaagaaaatataaaagcaTCTGAAAAATAGTTGGAGAGAATGTCAAAATCTGCAAAGTTGGCATTATATATTGTTTGCATAACAGAAACGATTAGACATAATGAAGAGATGAAATGCATAAAACTACAAGGGTtatcattaaaaaatatattacaaaaggaaataaaaaggtTGTTTTCATGCATTACACAACTATTTCATTTTGTGAATGCATAAATTGGTGAAATGAAGTCCCAGATGAGCTGGAGGGTAAGTTGTCTCAATAATCCAACCCAACCAACCTTTATTTAAGATAATAGTAATTTCTACCATTTATattcaccaacttgaaattttaatgtgcaataaattatataaataattatttttaaaacaaaatattattaataGTAATCATGGTAACCAATAATACAAAGACATATATagtaaaaatgataaataaatcaCTGTAAATTAATGTATAAATATCATGTTTGTAAAGTAatctaaaaaaaaagagaaagacaaACTGACAGTACGTAACGGCTATATTGAAATAATTTAGAAACAAACTAAAGATGCATCACTTGATCACATCGCTGGAATTTGCATCTTAGCCTTTCCATCATCAAGTTAACCTGATGATGATTATCGATCAACAAAGAAAAAACTGTCAAAAGCCCCAAGATAGTCACCGCATCAGTGATGCACTAGAAGTCTATCCTTCTCCTCATCATCTCAAATATATCATTATCACTGTGATATATTATGATAAAGCCCTTCAAGAATAGTTCCTAATAGATCTAGCGGCACCCTATTATCGGCAAGTCTCACATATATGCTAGAACATGactaaaaattgaaattaaaaataaaactaccACCGCTTTCAAAGAAAACAGAGTGGACAAAATAAAACACGAAATTTTGGATAGAATAAaaccatgaaataaaaaaatgttgGAGAAATTGCGACTAGAAACCGGCCCAAAGGCCACTACCAGCTAAGCAAAAGTTTAGTTTGAAAAAGTTAAACCGCTAGGATTTTTCTATGAATAGAAGAGACTGAAAAACACATATGAAAATTTCTTAAACTCGGTTATATagttataaaatttcatcatcaatgtatcaaataattatttgtaCACTAAAAAGTTAACAAATTATTTAACTCAGTTTAACTAGTTGGTATCTTCCATATCCGTTTTACAGTTCATGTTCGGAGTTTCTTTCATATTTAGAGTTTATGGGTACCCCTCCTAATAATAtcatttctaaaatttaaaaattaactctttcattaaaaatataatatattttatcattACACTCGATTATCCATTATTTATTGTTGAAATTTATCATAATTGATGCAAACGTTAATGTAAGAAAATGAATAATGTAGTTAGAAATAGAAGGATAAGTTTTCCCTTAATCGGGAGCAGCAGGCTCTATGATTATGCTAACTTTGGCTATGGAAAGGGTTTTTGTCGGGTGAGTTTTTAGAGTTTAACATATTAATACCGTATTAAATGTAATAGTCGACAACTTTATACGCTATTTTTAATGCATTAGTGAATTTTTGTTATATAATAATCTTTAAAGAAACATTCTCACACCCTAAAAAGCAAAAAAACAAAACATTCTTCCAACACTTGTTCCGCATGTAtaagccataaaataaaatagcGGAAAATATTTGGTGTATTTTTAGTCGAGTTTTTAGATTCTATAAACAATGTTAGATTAATAATAAGTGTTTGtaaagtaaaatattaaaaaaataaatatgtaaaagAAATAAGACACATGACAACTTTTAAGTCTACTTATGGAATTAAAAAGTACATTATGGGTGTACCAAATACTAATTCATGGTAATAGTTGTTGGAAATGgaattaatttggttaaaatgtgtttgtggtctttgtatttgtataaaatttgagatttggtccttatattttaataattaaaattcaattttttatttttcaattaaaaccCTAGTAATCATTATTGTTGTTGgtaatttatgttaaaatttatcACTTTAATATGATTATTTTCTATCAATCATATGTCACGTCATATAAGGACAGCCTAATGAAaattctaaattgaaaatttttgaaagaaaatacttacaattttaatgactaaattgagatttttaataaaaaaagtaGGAAAACTTAATTTTGTCTTTTTAAATATAGAGACTAAATCTCAAGTTTTATCGaagcataaaattaacaaattttaacttttttccGCTAAATATAGATTTGGAATTAATTGGAGATAGTAACACTCAACTACCATAAGTTGTGAGAAAAAGAGGAAATTCAAAAACTTTGGAATTGGAATGttggatgtatatatatatatatatatataacacatgGGAAATTAGTTGGTATGTTATCAATGAAAATTTTTACTCGTCAAGAGATTGATAAATATTTTATaggtatataataaaatattaaaaataaatatttatacatgtcaaattttaagattatttataaaaatacacTATCAATGTATCaaatagtcatatatatatatatattatccaaATTAAAcagttttttaattatttaatttctagaAAGGAAATGTTGTAAtccaataaataaaaaaacaagtCAAATGTACAAATAACTTATGGATTGAGTAGATACATTGATTAAGAAAAGTATATGTGATATGCAAagactgaatatatatatatatataaatctctTAACAAATAAATAGACCCtcttattatataattttaaaaacattttactTACTTGATCATCAAAATCTGTGGCTCTTACATAAAATTACAGGAAACCTAGAGTTAAATAAAATGGTTCAAAATAAGGTGGCATCATGTCGTCAAATGCAATGATAAAAAGAAGAAATACTAGTACAAAATCTTGAGGAATTAATCCTTGAAAATGAGAGCAATGTTATAAAAATACGAGGAGTAAAGGTCTTCTATACAAATTTTCATTAATCTTTGTAGTGCTTTgagttattttatataaaaacattattaaataatatttcaaTATTGATATACACAGTTAAGTTGTAACAataattgctaatattatttatttatattatattatacagCGATCTAAAAGGGGTAGGACAGAGGAAGGCGACATCCTTCTGACAATGTTATTTACTCTTCTGCTTACCATATTTAATTTAGGGACCATACCACAACTCTCAATATTGACAAATATTCGATTTTCTTCCTTTATTAAttttcaattacttttcttcgaATGATGGAATGAAAATGCATTTGCAATGCTGCATACACTGTTCGATCATTATATATATGTGGCTAAAAAAAGGAAAATTGCATGCAATAATGAACATGAATCATGGCGAACATTTAAGCATACAATCCAATATATATAATAGTTCAGAAGattaatcaataataattaataatcaaAGCACTCTAGTCTTGAATGGAAACTAAGATGGGATACACTGGTGAACAATCAATTGAAAATGTAAAAAGTAAATCATTTATGATAATGCACTTCTGGAAATGTgcatatttgtttttttttccttccctaactcaaaattttttttctaagtataaaatgaaaaagaaataagcATTGGAAACCTTAAATTTAGGCATTCTTGACCTTGGGGGAGTAATTTTTAGCATGAAAATCTGAGAATAAGAACAAAAGAGAAACGATGAAGGCTGCATTGAAGCACCAACTCAAAATCCCTGAGCAGCCTGGACCAGTGAAATGGTAGAAGGCAAGCATCGCCATTATCAAAAAGCTAGACCAGAACTGCACCAGCTGGAAATCTGTGACCATTTTCTTCCACCTTGGGCGAACCCCAAGGGTGCACATCAAGTAATAAGCGTACATCACAACATGGACGGTGCAGTTGGTGACCAGCACCATCGAGAAAGAAGATTGGGCGCTGTTGACGCACACGTAAGACATGATGACCACCATCGAGTGATGGTAGACGTGAAGAAACGACAACCTTTTCATGGAGTTACCGAGGATGATCAAAAGGGTATCCATGAATTCAACGATCTTGGAGAGGTAAAATATGTAGCCCCAGAAAAAGAGAGGTCCAGATGGTGACGTGCGCTTAGGGAAACAAACGAGGGTCTTGAAGTTAGGCACTTGGGAAAAGATTGAGACGAGGCAACCAAGGGCCATGATGAAAGAAAGTGTGACGAGGAAGAGGTTGTGAAGGGCTGAGATTGATTTGAGGACTGGACGTGCAAGGGAAGGACGAGATACCTGGGAAAGAATGAATGTGAAGGAAATGTAACAGAAAACAGTAAGGGCGAGAAAACGTTGGGAGGAGGCTGGAGTTTGGCCATTGTTCCATGAAAACCCCAGGATTTTGGGATGATTCACCAGCAAATCTTCCAAGGTTGGGAAAAAGGGTTGTCTGACAACCAAGCTTCTAACAGTTGTGAAAAGGGTAGGGAAAAATGGTATTTCCATTGTCTTAATTCCCTTTGCAAAACTCTTGTAGTTGATGCTAGGCCGAGAGGGAGTGAAGTGAGCTAGCTAGGAGAGAAATCGGAAATGGTGTGTGAAGACATAAAGGCCAATGGCATTGGATTTTTAAGCAATGAAAAGTTACTTAAATCACTtgatggataaattttaattttgatttttttttatctgGTTTTAAAACGGTCGCCAATCGATCAATATCATAGCTGGCTGAAACATTGATCAACCAACAAAGCTCCCATCCCATCCCATTGCATTCATCTATACCTACTTACTTTTATCTTTATATTATGGGTCCTCAGTCCTCActaatgaattcatttatcaccACCCTACCATCTACTCtgtttttcttaatttttcccTTTATAAATATCGGGTACGTTTTTGTTAATTACTCATATATCCAATTCAATTCATTGTTGGATGGCAAGGTTGAGGCTCCGAAAACTTTGAGTTTAACCTTATGTCAATGTGTGGACTTTCTTCAAGATTTATTTTGGTTAGTTTGATTTGAGTTAACAATTTAGGTCGGTTCTTTTAATAGCAATAAAACCCTATGCCTGCAGGGCTTTATTTAAAGATGATGAATCACATTGCAAGCACTAATATAACTTCAACCAATTCAAGAATTGTTACCGCTTTAATCTTTAATCTTGAAATAACTCTTGGTTTGCACTTTGTTCTACCTATGATATTCGACCAATTGGTGGAATAACAAAACTTAGTTTTGCTGTTCAAAAAATAGTATCATTCTATCTTTTTGTTGGAACAGAAGTTGAGATAGAATTTAGAGATTTTGCATAAGAAATCCAAAACTGTTAGTGAGTCAAAGAGATAAATAAAGAGAGAATCAACACTCGATATTTGTCAATATAGTTTGGATTCTCCAATCCTATTCTACTAAGCCttgctcataaaatgattttatttaataattcatcTAGTACAACTCTTGATTTAGGGTTTTACTAAACCTATTTATAGGCTCTTATCTAATGTTGATCAGCATC
This window of the Gossypium arboreum isolate Shixiya-1 chromosome 12, ASM2569848v2, whole genome shotgun sequence genome carries:
- the LOC108478612 gene encoding uncharacterized protein LOC108478612; protein product: MEIPFFPTLFTTVRSLVVRQPFFPTLEDLLVNHPKILGFSWNNGQTPASSQRFLALTVFCYISFTFILSQVSRPSLARPVLKSISALHNLFLVTLSFIMALGCLVSIFSQVPNFKTLVCFPKRTSPSGPLFFWGYIFYLSKIVEFMDTLLIILGNSMKRLSFLHVYHHSMVVIMSYVCVNSAQSSFSMVLVTNCTVHVVMYAYYLMCTLGVRPRWKKMVTDFQLVQFWSSFLIMAMLAFYHFTGPGCSGILSWCFNAAFIVSLLFLFSDFHAKNYSPKVKNA